The following proteins come from a genomic window of Halorussus halophilus:
- a CDS encoding DoxX family protein encodes MTTRTLTPETSNTFTSTIGGYTVRGRAHSLSAWFVLSLRLMMGWAFAYSGLTKLLAAEPFSAGGYLTHVAAANGNPLAGTFAWMGSTPWFVEFANVAVLWGELFIGLGLLVGAFVRLAAFFGAFMMLMFYFGNWSIEHGVINGDFAYMLVFLAVAAFGAGRILGLDTYIENYEVGGRTLVERYPALEYVLG; translated from the coding sequence ATGACTACTCGCACACTCACCCCAGAAACGAGCAACACCTTCACGAGCACTATTGGCGGCTACACCGTTCGCGGCCGCGCCCACAGCCTCAGCGCGTGGTTCGTCCTCTCGCTCCGTCTCATGATGGGTTGGGCATTCGCGTACTCCGGCCTCACGAAGCTTCTCGCCGCAGAACCGTTCAGCGCGGGTGGCTACCTGACCCACGTCGCCGCCGCGAACGGCAACCCGCTGGCCGGGACGTTCGCGTGGATGGGTTCGACGCCGTGGTTCGTCGAGTTCGCCAACGTCGCAGTCCTGTGGGGTGAACTGTTCATCGGTCTCGGCCTGCTGGTCGGCGCGTTCGTCCGCCTCGCGGCGTTCTTCGGCGCGTTCATGATGCTCATGTTCTACTTCGGGAACTGGAGCATCGAACACGGCGTTATCAACGGCGACTTCGCGTACATGCTCGTGTTCCTCGCCGTCGCGGCGTTCGGCGCAGGACGTATCCTCGGTCTGGACACCTACATCGAGAACTACGAAGTCGGCGGACGCACTCTCGTAGAGCGCTACCCCGCTCTCGAATACGTCCTCGGCTAA
- a CDS encoding DJ-1/PfpI family protein, with translation MTTEITILIYQGFDELDAVAPYEVFDTAATHGGDLEVSLRTLDPTDRITASHGLRIEPDGVLRDTDPDIVVVPGGGWNDRAPESAWAEAEKGDVPDALAELHQRGATLAAVCTGGMLLAEAGVLDGRPAVTHASALDDLRETDAEVVDARVVDNDDILTAGGVTSGLDLALHLVARRCGEEVAEQVATTIEYEPTDEVYRSDRAE, from the coding sequence ATGACCACCGAAATCACGATACTAATCTACCAAGGCTTCGACGAACTCGATGCCGTCGCGCCGTACGAGGTCTTCGACACTGCCGCGACTCACGGCGGCGACCTCGAAGTCTCGCTCCGAACCCTCGACCCGACCGACCGAATCACGGCCAGCCACGGCCTCCGAATCGAACCCGACGGCGTCCTCAGAGACACCGACCCCGACATCGTCGTGGTCCCCGGCGGCGGCTGGAACGACCGGGCACCCGAGAGCGCGTGGGCCGAGGCCGAGAAGGGCGACGTTCCGGACGCACTCGCCGAACTGCACCAGCGAGGAGCGACGCTCGCCGCCGTCTGCACCGGCGGGATGTTGCTCGCCGAGGCTGGCGTCCTCGACGGCCGACCGGCGGTCACGCACGCGAGCGCGCTGGACGACCTACGAGAAACTGACGCCGAAGTCGTAGACGCACGGGTCGTAGATAACGACGACATACTCACCGCGGGCGGCGTGACTTCCGGACTGGACCTCGCGCTCCACCTCGTGGCACGACGTTGCGGCGAAGAGGTGGCAGAACAGGTCGCGACGACAATTGAGTACGAGCCAACTGACGAGGTGTACCGGAGCGACCGAGCTGAGTAG
- a CDS encoding ATP-grasp domain-containing protein, which translates to MPSSISLFFVNFEDERGRMSYYWDRLQSLDVPVPNTAFVTLEETAEGYDWDTGAILDFMANNDYDRAFVRTQRKAATVRLREGSFIHRRDADAVDETVQSLLNQNDQQWWPHGGGLVVREWLDLDFCPFPNHSHHPSIRFFVDNGEVVGQTPHDPDPFEMVCDGHYEYLESVLDAVEFETPREYAERIAAEFEESTWGVDFALDARGEWYCTEFNFNGVYWNRAEERYWNTCGQGDNEPWSPVEMHSAALWDVRPDESSGPDGRWW; encoded by the coding sequence ATGCCCTCCTCTATCTCGCTGTTCTTCGTCAACTTCGAGGACGAACGCGGGCGAATGAGCTACTACTGGGACAGACTCCAATCGCTCGACGTGCCAGTTCCGAACACGGCGTTCGTCACGCTCGAAGAGACAGCGGAGGGCTACGATTGGGACACCGGCGCGATTCTCGATTTCATGGCTAACAACGACTACGACCGAGCGTTCGTTCGCACCCAGCGGAAGGCCGCCACCGTTCGCCTGCGGGAAGGGTCGTTTATTCATCGGCGCGACGCCGACGCAGTAGACGAGACGGTCCAGTCGCTCCTCAACCAGAACGACCAGCAGTGGTGGCCCCACGGCGGCGGCCTCGTCGTCCGGGAGTGGTTGGACCTCGACTTCTGTCCGTTTCCGAATCACTCGCACCACCCGTCGATTCGGTTCTTCGTAGACAATGGGGAAGTCGTCGGCCAGACGCCGCACGACCCCGACCCGTTCGAGATGGTCTGTGACGGTCACTACGAGTATCTCGAATCGGTTCTCGACGCTGTGGAGTTCGAGACGCCAAGAGAATACGCCGAACGAATCGCCGCAGAGTTCGAGGAATCGACGTGGGGCGTCGATTTCGCTCTCGATGCACGGGGCGAGTGGTACTGCACGGAGTTCAACTTCAACGGCGTCTACTGGAATCGCGCAGAGGAGCGGTACTGGAACACGTGCGGACAGGGAGACAACGAACCGTGGAGTCCGGTCGAGATGCACTCGGCCGCGCTGTGGGACGTGCGACCCGACGAATCGTCGGGGCCGGACGGTCGCTGGTGGTGA